The Aythya fuligula isolate bAytFul2 chromosome 1, bAytFul2.pri, whole genome shotgun sequence nucleotide sequence GTTCTGTTATCAATACAGTTCAATTCTAAAGCTATTTAATGTATTCTAGGTCAATATcctattaattttaaagaatattataTCCTATTTAAACAACCTATTCTATTGAAGAAAAATTCAATCAGGTCTCAAGTGACAAAAACGCCACACATTACAAGGTAGAGAACCTTTACAAGGTTACAAGGTATTACTGTATCTCTTCTAAAGAATACTACCATCTGGAGTTTGCAAACAAACCTAATGAGCGTTTGAAATATACAGAATAAAGTGGATTTTTTAGGTTCCTAATAGCACTTAAGTAACTGTAAAGACTGTTCCTGTTCAGATACACTGCATTAATTAAAATACGTAGCTTTGTTTCAGTATGATATACACATCTGGTGAATGTTTCCATACTAAATGGTATCTTACCggtttcctttgctttgtcttccgtgcttttttccttcttagcGAGATTTTCTTCATGTGCCTTCatcttcaataaataaaattgtgttaaaGGCTGCATTAACTattctgatattaaaaataaaaatacatttacaaatTCAGTGACAGCAAATAGCAACCATAAACATTTGCACTCGATTAATGAAACTATTTCTGCTATGCCTTCTTGCAATAGTAAAGTAACACTTCTGatttcaaacaacaacaatataaCAAAGAAAAGTTATAAAGGAAGCAGTTGCTTCTTCATCTccagttttcaaaaatgaactGAAGGAACCTTCTAGGTTATTGGATCTAATCTCCTACCATTAATTAGGAGATAAAACTCTTCTTCTTAAACTAATAAAGCCGttattataaaaatacttatttttctgttccacaAGCATAAGTGTACAGAGttttaatatacaaaatacagtttttaatgaTGTTAAATTTTATATACAACCTAATTACATTGATTATTAAAACCAAACTATTCAACCTTTATCTTCATCTTACTAAGCAGCTGTATTCCTCTTGCACAGGAGATGATATAAAACTGACTATGGACATGAAGATACTGTCTCTCCTGCTTCTCATGTTTAAccttgacttttatttattccccTCTTTCCTCCCTTAAAAGAGGGGctggcagtgtgtgtgtgtgcctagGCTGCTCATTATTCTACCCAATTGCTACCCTAAGGCTATTATTCTACAGGAATCACCTCCTTCCCGTACTTGAGGTCATTctcaaatacaaaaaagaagtgaaacacTAATGAGACTTCAGTTACAGCCTCGGGTAACAGCACTGTTTGCATTCTCAGATTCTTATTTGAGACTGGGGGAGAAGCATAAGATTCTCATTAAGTGTCTGAAAATATGTAAGTCAGAAGCCTTCTTCAGCAGGAAGAATCATATATGCTACAATTTTAACTGTGGTTTACATTCAAATTCAAACCGAGCACAAAATGTCATTCAGACAGCCATGCTTGGCGGGGAGCAAGTATTACATTTCCTTCTAATTTCAATAACTGAATGCTTTAAGGCTTACCTTTAGGAATTTGTATGCTGCAAACACTCCCACTCCAAGAGCATACAAAGGCATAAGGGTGAACGCTAAGTCTCtaccatttcctcttgtcctctcactctttatctgtttttccattgcatttctCATCTGCTGAATACTCTGGTAGTTATGACCCTCGGAATTTCCTGGATTCAGGTGAACTTGATGAACTGCCTGAGGGCTAccttaaaaattgaaatgagagaaagaagacaaaataaaaaagtgaaatcgAAGGTGTAATTAGTTTCACAACTGGAATTTCCCCTCCCACTTTGTTCTTCGCTCCTCTAAATGGTGTGGTCAGCCCTACATCAAAATAAAGTTACCTACAGTACTCTTCTGTATACAGAATGTAAAGTTAAGTCTAGGTAGAAAAGACTCTCAAATTAAGTTTCTATCTTACTTTAACATAcaatttttcaataaataaataagtaaacagtTGAAATACACATGCTGTGTTGTTGCTTTGGTTGTTTGAGCAATAAATTCAGTGTTATGCACCTACCCCCACAGTCTGTACTTCTGCAAATCAAACATTCAGCCAGATAATTATgcaacagcaaacagcagccCGGCCCATTCAGTGATACTTTTCCTAAAGAAAGGATCCTGGGCTCCTCTCAATACCTTACTTGACAGATTTGGTAAGAGCCGGTGCCAGCGCGTCCCACCTGGTGTCCTGGCTGAAGTTCCAACCCAGTCCCTAACCTGTCAGCGCCGCAGCCACCGGCAACACCACGCCACCTACCCACTCACTGCAGCTGCCATACATATatccaatatatatatgtattccaGTGACTGAGCAACATCAATAAATCGATGCTCTAAGACCCAAGAGCCGCCTCACgaccacccccccccacccacccaccctccGCCCGCCATTTCGCGGCGGCTCCCTCCGGGCTTCCCCGGGCAGAGCCGGCCAGGCGGCTGCCCGCGGTACCTCCGTGCTGCGCCCGGGGATCGTGAGGGCCGGGGCCGGCCCTGGGGCCCCGCGGAGCCCTGCCGGCCctgccgccgcctcccccgAGCATCCTGGGCGCGGCGAGGAGCGCGCAGAGCACCAGCACCGCCGACACCACCGCCTGCTGCAGCACCGACAGCGCCATGGCCGCGGCCGCGCCGCCTCCCTGGCGCCGGAGGAGCTGCGAGCCGCCGGCCGGCCCCACACCGCCCCCCGGCGGGCTCGGAGCGGCTGCCGGCTCCCCGCACCGCCCCGAGGGAGCGGGGGCAGCTGCGGGGCTCGGCGAGGCTCCGGAGGGATTGGGCGGGTGAGGTCGTGAAGGTTCTGGAAAGGGCTCGGGGCGCGGAGCGTTGGGGCGGCTGCGGAGCCATGGGGCCGGGGCTGTGGGCGGCGGtgctggccctggggctggtgctggaggcGGCGTGGGCTCAGCCCATCTTCCCCAGCATCAGCAACAGGGCTTTCATCAGGGAGTGCGTGAGGGTCCACAACGAGTTCCGCCGCCAGGTCGTGCCCGCCGCCAGCAACATGCGGCAAATGGTAGGGAAGGGCCCCGGGCAGGCGGGGCTGGCGTTCAGCCGCCGCCTCGCTTCGTCGGGGAGAAGGGTTTGGAGGAGGCTGGAGTAGGGTGGGAGCTGCATGGGCAGTGCCTGGCGGCGAGGGAGAGCCTCGGCCTCTCCTACTGGAGCGCGTTGCGCTGGGGCAGGGTGAAGCAGAACCGAAGGTGCTGGAAGTGGGAGGGTTTGGTGGTTAGGGCAGTTCTGTGCAGCAAGAAGAGGTAAATGTGGTAAACTGTGTGACAGCTCGAGGGGTACTGTTCGAGGAAGGCTTGGGAAGAGGTGCTGGTGGCAGATAATATCTTTGCAGGCATGGGTGTGAAGCCAGAATGGCAGCTAGGGAGGATATAACCCTGGAGGTCAAGAGGCTGGTTAAAGACACTGTGCTTAGTGTTCAGGAAtaggaaaaccagaaaaaaaaaagatgaaaaaataaataaataaggatttgGAAACATTGTTAGAAAAAGCAACAGACCTTAGGAAGAAAACCATATTGGCAACCACGTGGAGATGAAGAGTGAACCAAAACGTATGTATAAAGCCCAGCCTAGGCATTGAAACCCAAGATCTTTTATATAAGACATAAAACTATGTACTTTAAGGATAGAGGAAACCTGCTGAAAAACGGTCATGAGTGGAGCACAAATAAAAAGGGTGTTTGTTAAATAATCAGAAGTTATGTTATAGACTGGTGATAGActgcaaagaaataataacTAGCAGAAAGAATTATTGGCcaaacaagcatttattttatgacACTAACTTTGTAAAGTGCTCTtatgtgtatttaaaacattaCTGTAGGATAGGTAAGTATTTGTTGCTGAAGaatctcttaaaaatacatctaatattttttccatctgaatcTAGAGGAGGTGTCCATTTTTTACTTTAACTTTTATGTAAATAATGGAAATCCTGAATGACCTGttcaataggaaaaaataccccaaaagTTTCATGCTTACTGACTAATTTCTTACCTGAAGATAAAAGTGCATTCCAAACATCTTTTTTGGTGCTAGCAAGTGCATGTACAAAGTTAATTTTCAacagtgaagggaaaaaaatcctaatgtAATACATTCCTATTTCTCTGCTGCCATAggaaacatcaaaataaaacatgggTATATGCCTTAAACAAGCAAAAGCGTTGTTGATGTAACTCCAATATATAATGTCTGTCATTGGTATATCATGATCTGTATGTGCCTACTTTATCACCTGACTGGTTTTATCTGACTGTTTGAGATTCTCCTGTAACTTGACATTGCACAACTATTTCTACTTTAATGTTTTGCAGAGCTGGGATGCAGCTTTGGCAAGGACGGCCAGGGCATGGGCAAATAAATGCGTTTTTAAAAGTAACACGTATTTAAGTAAGAGATATCAGTGTCATCCTACTTTTGAATCTGTTGGAGAGAATATTTGGATTGGAAGTTATCAAATATTTGATGTTCAGACTGCCGTTAGCGCATGGTATAAGCATAACATATTCTACAATTTCTCACTGCACACATGTATTAAGAAATGCAATCATTACATTCAGGTAAGaatcattttcagtaaaatgctATGAGCAGTTCTTGTATAGTACCTACCGGATAAATCAGAGACACTAACTAATACAGAATTGTGTATGGGGTTTATAGTGACTGGCAGCTTACTGTCTTCTTTGCCAATCTCAAGGAGTGGCAATAGTGCAAGCTACCCCTACACTGGTCTACTCTCTTTTATATAAAATCCTGTAATAATAATCTATAATTCTTTCCTGTAGGATTGTTGTCACTGAAAGCCTCACTACTCATTTAATTGTATCAGTACTATGTGAACTCTATAAAATAATTGCTCCAAGTTCTCCAACTGCATACCCGCACGCTTCTTAATTCTGTACATTTGGAGTTGCTGTTAGAAGTAAATACAGTAATTGCAGAATGCTTTTGAGAATTCTCTAACAGAAAAGTTAACATGAGAAAATTGTATCCTCTACACATCTAGTAAGAAAGGAAGACCAAAAAACAGAGCATCCGCAACAAAAGAGGCAATTTGCAATACATTTCTGTCAGTGGTAATTCCAACAAACTTAATTCTGTTAAGAAAATAGTGCTTTTCTTTGAacacttaatattttaaatggatttatttattgctgtattttaaaaaacaagcatttgaaaacaaactagTATAAGTTATGACCAAACATAGAATAAAATAGTTCAGTTAGAAGATCCCTTCAAAGATCATTTAGTACAATTGCATAACCTCTTCAGGGCTGTGaaaaagttactgaaaacattatccaaatgcctctggAACACcaacaggcatggggcatcaaccatctcactaggaagcctgttccagtgttggatcaccctcacagtaaagaagtttttccttgtccaatctgaacctcccctgctgcagcttcgTGCCGTTCCGACATGCTCTGCCATCAGTTACAAGGGAGAATAGACTGGCAGTTCCCTCCCTCATTAAGAAGTTGTAGGGAGTTGTAATGTGAGAGTTTAGATGTTTTGTTCTGCCTTCTACATTCTTCTACATATTCAAAAGCGAGGCTGGAGAacttgcattttgctttctgttgagCAGTAAATCTCTAGAAGATTACAACTaccatttaaaaatctgttgtttgATCTTTTCCTACAGAGAATTTTGGAGgcttttgcatgtttttcttggAGTGATACTGGACTCTAAGCTTTCTTTCCCCCAATTCAGGTTGTTTGCTTCTTGCTTGTTCTACATGGTTAAGTCCAAACAAAATAGTCATGCCTTTCAGGCAGGAATATGAAGGAAACTaatcactgggaaaaaaaaaaaaaaaaaagcaaattacatGGGTAAAACACCAGTGAATGTGTAAAAGTACACATTTCTTAAAAGTCAATGAGCAAAGACCCTGCATGATCCAGGGGCCACCATGGTCTTGGAAGGTTTGGACAAAGAATTGAAAATGGATACAATTTACAAATCATAAACAGATAGGCTTTGTAGACGTGCTGAGAGAACCATGATCCAGAAAtctcaaagcagcagaaatgtgcAAAATGCAGACTGTTACACCAAGGGCCCTGAAACGCTGTCCGTAATCTTGGACTCAGGTAGTTTCACATTAAACACTTAAGTCCTTTTCTGAGAAAGATTAGGTCTTCTTAACATAACCACTTCTAGCCGTTAACACTGACAAGATGGAACTTCAGGGGACATTCATTTTGGGGGATGTTCATTTTGTCAGTCTGAGGCCTGCACTATCAGAAAGTGATAGTAAACCACTCTGtctttgctttccagaagtaaaaacaaagattatCCAGATGTTCTAGGTATATAGTTAAAAGTTCTTCACTGAATTCAGTGCAGTTTGGTTAGTCATATGCAGGAAGAATCTCCCAAGAAAAGGCAGAGGATGCTCAAATTGGAAGTGACAGTAAACCATCTTCACTTCAGTAGGGCAGATAACGCTGTTTAGTCTGAATTGTGCAGTGCTAAAGCTTTCAGACTTGTAGTTACCATTTACTTGTAGACCATTTCCAGCACACATGAGAAGCCCTTCTTGCAGTCCCAAGTTATGAGTGCTTAAAGCTCCTATGTAAAGGAGCTATCAGGAAGTTGCCCCCTAATTTCTTTGGAACACAGGGACCGTGAAGTCAGTGATGCTTACTGAGATCGTTCTATAGAAGATTCTGGAAACTTGCAGCATAGATCACATAATCTTGAGGTGTGAAAATTTTAAAGTTCATCTTAAGATGCTTTCctaccagcattttttttttatgagaaaacaGATGTTGCAAAATGAGGGTAATATGTATGGTCTCTTAAAACAACTTGATATTTCCTAGATATTCAACTAGGTTGCTATCGAGtgtagtttttaatttatttttaaacttttttttaggTTGTTTGGGACAAGTCATACAAACTAGgctgtgctgttgttttttgtgagGAAGTTGGAGGAATAAGAAATGCagcaaattttatttgcaaCTATGGACCAGCGTGAGtctctgttttaaatattgagaaaatgaaagtaattgTAAAAAAGTTCACTGAAAGTAAAATGGGGTTTTCATTTATTGTTACCCTCGTAAATACCATCAGAGAGAGTGATGGTTGTCTGATTTAGTTATGAAGAGAGCCATGACTGCTAGAACatgtatttgcttgttttttctaatCTGTTAACTTTACTGATAAAGTCATTCTGTGCTGATCTTAAGCAAATCCCAAACACTGGCTTGTGCTCCacttcattgattttttttttttttactacgAACCAGAAGGAATGAGAAAGTTGCTGCAAGCAACTGGAATTGGAGCTGAAATTACCTCTTGCAGTTCTGTACTCTTTTTATGCAGTTGGCTTTTTATgctgtttcagcttttttttttttttgtatcttcaGAAATGAGTTGATAACAGCCCAGTTGTTAgatctgttgctttttctttctgtgtaaatgagaaaaataaaattatactaccatttctttcaaatttaataGCTGTAATTGTACCAAGTATTGTTTAGGCATTAGAAAACACTAAAAGATCAATGAAAGAAATTGCTGACTGAAACTGAAACACTAACTCATTTTACAGTTAAATCAAtactctgaggaaaaaaaaaaaaaaaaatccagccagTACTGTTCCTAAAGCAGTAGGAgcttgaaaatacagatttcagtatttcaataaatttcagtaaaaagtctgaaagaaaaatagtatctTTTTAAGACTCTCTTCTTCTACATGGACAGAACAATgacaatgaaaagaaagatttcaaaattattcCAAGGTTTTTAATGAATTGTGAGCAGCATATTGTGTTTTCAGTGTATTTACTTCAACACAtgatttacttaaaaatatatgagGCAACCCGTCGCatagaaacttttatttttcttttgtagtggTAATTTTCTAAGAAGACCATATAAAGAAGGAGTACCATGTAGTCGATGTTCAAAAGGGGACATCTGTAGATATAAATTGTGTAGTaagtaaaagcaaatgcaaaatataatatgtaaaggaaaaaatagaaccACCTACTTAATAAAGACTTGCAAACTGTGGTTTGCTCCTTGCTGGTGCTCTGGCAGGTCCAATTTGCAGGTAATTGTAAACAACTCCTAAGGCCATTTATATTCAGGGAACAAATACATTGTTCACGATACTGAATTTGAATAATTATTAGTGATAATTATCAAGTGTCCATTTGATTATAGACAGGCATAACTCATGATTGCAGTTAAGTGTATTACTTTGCACTCTGATACTTTGCTGACTTCATTAGCCATACCAAAGAAATCAGCATCTACATACTTTTTCAAGTAGTATTTAGCAGATACTCTTGAACAGTCTAATGGGTTTCAGAGACTGCAAAGTTACTAATCAGTTgtattaaaactaaaatatgGAGATTGCAGTTAAAGGGACTGTATGgggctttattttcatttttatatggGGCTTTTACCTATCAATGTTATTATTACAAGCAATAATATCtttatgaagtatttcaaagtattgctgtttcagttttatcaaaacattttggctcttttatttttaaggtttatTGGTGCAAATTCTCAGGTTTGTCAAATTCTCTTTATTGTAAATCTGATTGGTTAGTTTTAACTAACTAGTAAAAATTTAAGGAGAGAAATACTGGCTGTCTGGtacaactgtttcttttttttttctccttttcccagaAAATGCAGAACGTGATAAAATTATCTGTACGTATTACAATTTCACACGACTGTATATATTCCTTATTTGCTATAAATGTATGTATTCCCAACAAAACTtacatttatatgtttatttatagaTTACTCAAGATGGCATCCGCCTTGGGAGTTCAGAATTGTATGTGATGAGGCTTGTATCACGCTTATAGTTTCAAGAGCATTGTTGGTGTTTCTTGGtttattaattgcttttttaatcaaaaagcattttccagaCATGGATATGTCCATATAACTGTATTTGAAATACATACTATGTTCTGAAGATAATCTCTAATGAATTAAGCAAAAACCTTTTTGCCATAACTTTAAAGACAACTTCCTTTTCAAGTAATTTTGTTACTACTTTATGCTGTTTATAAAAAGATAACATGCTATAAAACTGAACATACTTGTAGGTAAGACCCGTGCTGGGAAAACATTAAGCTAAAGATGGCATCTGATAAGATCTGaagtattgtttttaattaccaAATTTACATATTCAACTGAATTTAATTACCACATTTGCATAGTATATTCCTGGAATTCAAGGAGAAAATTACTTATCAGTTAAATAACTGTTACGATTCATCCTAAGCCAATATTTGAAGTGACAATTGCTGAATTTGGATGCTGACAGGAAGTACATCATATTATGTACTCAGTCCTATTTACTAGAGTGACAGAATGTTCCaactaaaatatataaagtaaaaagGTTCTGTAGAAGCAGTTCTTTAGAAATCTTGATGTTTAACAAGTTAGTACAATTTGGTTTTTATTCAGTAATGTATTTATTGTTcctccttcaaaataaaatgccaaaccttgtgtttcatttgtaaactttttattttctttgttttaaccTGTACTGTTATTTATGCATAAAGTATTTCCTGTTCTGTAAGTGttctaaaattttaataataaattttctgttatttttttctggaaacctGCTTAAGTCCTTTTATTCAACACAGATTTTATTCTTCTATATCTAAGAGAGCAAGTCTTTAATTCATATGCTTTAATTTCactttctcttaaaaacaaattatatttacaCAAGGATCCAAAGCTGGTTTTGTTACCAGTTTAATAAAGTAGATTTTCTTAATTGTATCAGTTTTATCtaataaatgctaaaataactgttaaaatacattattattggGTAATGTTTCACCGTTattataaaacaacaaaaaaaaaaaaagtcaaattctGCTATTTTCTTACTGTTCGGAACTCAATCTGAACTTAAAGGAATCTTCCATGAGTTTGTCTTTTGGaacaaatttgttttatatttcctttctttgtgtcTATGATAGACAACTCAGATCTAAAACATTACAGATTTAAATCATCAACTGCACTGGTATTTTCCACTGattgcataaaaaaataaaatattataaaagagtctcaaagaaaataagctaGACTTCTGTTGTAGATTAATTTAATCAGACATGAtagctttttcttcagttggttttctattctaaaattactcaaacacagagcagactttaaatatattagccttttatttaaaatttggaTTACATTCTCAAATCTAGGAGTCTAATACCTAAGACCATAAATAGGCAACTCCTTCATACAAAATTGCACAGTATGAAAGttcctgagcagcagctcttcccagtGCTTTAGCTGAAAGTTAGGTCTCTGAAGACAAAATCTTCATTTAGATGGCTTCTTATGGTTGTAAAGCTTAATTTCGAACGTTGTAAGGAAAAAGATTGCTTAGTACCTGCAATATAAAATTTTGTGCATGGATGACCTAATTTTCTATTATACTTTGCTACCGAGAAGAGTTAGAATAACTATAGTCTCAGtattgtgaggcactggaatgaTATATCTACACACTGACAGGCTGTTACCATCCTCAGTGATGGTTCTTGTGTCCAcacaaaaaatactttgctcCGTTCCCTAATTTGCCTAATACCCTAATGTCTTTGGGAGGAAGTCTAGGTGTGGCTGAGAAGGTAGTTCAttccaaataacatttttctaaaaacagcGTGGAGGTGGACTGTAATGGCTTTCTGTATCCTCTGTCAGGAGATTCCTgagtatttttcagtaatattcCAATAGTATTATAGTGGTTCTTGAATATACACATTTTCATGCTACTGCCATGCACCAACTATTTCAGGTGTTATCCTAAGAAAATGGATGTACAATGGACAGCAgaaaagccttatttttttgAATCTTCTCATTTAGCaccttgaaattaaaaataaagagataaCCAGAGATGCAGCACAGCTAGGCATACACATGTACTCTGCAACAAGCTTCCTGTATCTAT carries:
- the LOC116501882 gene encoding GLIPR1-like protein 1 — its product is MGPGLWAAVLALGLVLEAAWAQPIFPSISNRAFIRECVRVHNEFRRQVVPAASNMRQMSWDAALARTARAWANKCVFKSNTYLSKRYQCHPTFESVGENIWIGSYQIFDVQTAVSAWYKHNIFYNFSLHTCIKKCNHYIQVVWDKSYKLGCAVVFCEEVGGIRNAANFICNYGPAGNFLRRPYKEGVPCSRCSKGDICRYKLCKNAERDKIIYYSRWHPPWEFRIVCDEACITLIVSRALLVFLGLLIAFLIKKHFPDMDMSI